A DNA window from Christiangramia salexigens contains the following coding sequences:
- a CDS encoding phosphatidate cytidylyltransferase, translated as MRETIIRTVSGLLYTSILVASILSSELIFILLFYLLSLVCLIEMQKLLRLKSYALYILQAGLFYLFSFLKFNQDATILLLFITIFVNLFLVKDLIIVKKIPVFEKKKYIIIIFYLISSTIFLTLIPTIEGNFIPRLVIGIFFLIWTNDTFAYLVGKNFGKNKLYEKISPNKTIEGFMGGLVFSCIMSYVIWYYTDFLSAGIWLGLAIILSIFGTLGDLIQSKFKRQAGVKDSGKLMPGHGGLFDRLDSIIFASPFVYAYLYLLNYVS; from the coding sequence ATGAGGGAAACCATTATACGTACCGTATCAGGACTGTTATATACATCCATCCTGGTCGCTTCAATACTATCTTCAGAACTAATCTTTATTCTGCTATTTTATTTATTGAGCCTTGTTTGCCTTATTGAAATGCAAAAACTTCTTAGGTTAAAAAGTTATGCTCTCTATATCTTACAGGCAGGATTATTCTATTTATTCAGCTTTTTAAAATTCAATCAGGACGCGACTATTCTGCTATTATTCATAACGATATTCGTGAATCTATTCCTTGTAAAGGATTTGATCATTGTTAAGAAAATTCCTGTTTTCGAAAAGAAGAAGTATATCATTATAATATTTTACCTGATCTCTTCAACTATTTTCTTAACCCTTATCCCTACAATCGAAGGAAATTTTATACCCCGTCTGGTTATAGGTATATTCTTCCTGATCTGGACGAATGATACTTTCGCATATCTGGTAGGTAAGAATTTCGGAAAGAACAAGCTTTACGAAAAGATATCCCCCAATAAGACCATTGAAGGATTTATGGGCGGTTTGGTATTTAGCTGTATCATGAGCTATGTTATTTGGTATTATACCGATTTTCTAAGTGCCGGAATCTGGCTGGGACTAGCTATTATTCTCAGCATTTTTGGAACTCTGGGAGATCTCATTCAATCAAAATTTAAAAGACAAGCGGGAGTAAAAGACAGCGGAAAACTCATGCCGGGACACGGTGGGTTGTTTGACAGGCTGGACAGTATTATTTTTGCAAGCCCGTTTGTTTATGCTTACTTATATTTATTAAACTATGTTTCATAA
- a CDS encoding glycosyltransferase has translation MGTILLGLFLLFTLVNLIYFFSFFSFATAAPKQSFPQKFPVSIIICAKNEAENLKNFLPAILDQDYPDFEVIVINDASADNTGEVIEEFRDSDPRVKMVDVQNNEAFWANKKYALTLGIKKAKNQHLLFTDADCVPQSKNWITEMSSNFQPNISIVLGYGGYFKNTGSLLNKLIRFETLLTAIQYFSYARLGSPYMGVGRNLSYTSKLFYDLKGFASHLHLRSGDDDLFVNEAATNSNTAICFSKDSITRSIPKKKFSEWFHQKKRHISVAGEYKPIHQALLSSFYLVRILFWILFTLLLLLQVYPEVVLGALAFKLIIEGIVYFKSARKLGETDVVWLFPFLDVFLIFMQLVIFISNLFSKPKHWK, from the coding sequence ATGGGAACTATTTTATTAGGATTATTCCTGTTATTCACCTTAGTTAACCTCATCTATTTTTTCTCCTTTTTCTCATTTGCTACTGCGGCACCTAAGCAGTCTTTTCCTCAAAAATTTCCGGTTTCTATCATTATTTGCGCTAAAAATGAAGCGGAAAATCTAAAAAACTTTTTACCAGCTATTCTTGATCAGGATTATCCCGATTTTGAAGTCATCGTTATTAATGATGCCTCAGCCGATAACACAGGTGAAGTCATCGAAGAATTTAGAGACAGTGACCCACGGGTAAAAATGGTGGATGTACAAAATAATGAAGCCTTTTGGGCCAATAAAAAATATGCTCTTACCCTGGGGATAAAAAAGGCAAAAAATCAACATTTATTGTTTACAGATGCCGACTGTGTTCCTCAATCTAAAAACTGGATCACGGAAATGTCTTCCAATTTTCAGCCAAATATTTCGATCGTATTGGGCTATGGAGGCTATTTTAAAAATACGGGTTCACTCTTAAATAAATTGATAAGATTCGAAACCCTGCTCACGGCTATTCAGTATTTTTCATATGCGCGTCTGGGATCACCTTATATGGGTGTAGGCAGAAATCTATCCTATACTTCTAAATTATTTTATGATCTTAAAGGCTTTGCTAGCCATTTACATCTTAGATCTGGAGATGATGACCTATTTGTAAATGAAGCCGCTACAAATTCTAATACTGCCATCTGTTTTAGCAAGGATTCGATTACCCGAAGCATTCCAAAAAAGAAGTTTTCAGAATGGTTTCATCAGAAGAAACGACATATCTCGGTAGCAGGTGAATACAAACCTATACACCAGGCTCTATTAAGCAGTTTTTATCTGGTTCGGATCCTGTTCTGGATCTTATTCACTCTTTTACTTCTTCTACAGGTTTATCCGGAAGTAGTTCTTGGAGCTTTGGCATTTAAACTTATTATAGAAGGAATCGTATATTTCAAATCAGCAAGGAAATTAGGTGAAACCGATGTTGTCTGGCTATTTCCTTTTCTGGACGTGTTTTTAATATTTATGCAATTGGTTATCTTTATCTCCAACCTCTTTTCAAAACCAAAGCATTGGAAATAA
- a CDS encoding pyridoxal phosphate-dependent aminotransferase, whose product MPKISNKGLQMPESPIRKLVPFAEAATKKGKKIYQLNIGQPDIKTPEGALNAVKNHDISVLSYSHSAGFESYREKLAKYYQNSSIPVEKDDIIITTGGSEALLFAMGSITDPGDEVIIPEPFYANYNGFATASGVNIKPIKASIDNGFALPPISEFEKLISEKTKAILICNPGNPTGYLYTKEEVKQLADLALKHDLFIVADEVYREFAYDGATHHSIMSLPEIAENAIMVDSVSKRYSMCGARIGCLASKNKEVMATAMKFAQARLSPPTFAQIASEAALDTPQEYFDEVIEEYSYRRNLLVEGLEKIEGVKVAKPKGAFYCIAELPVEDADDFARWLLESFDDNNETIMVAPAAGFYSTPNTGKNQVRIAYVLKKENLERAIVILEKALKEYKLQN is encoded by the coding sequence ATGCCTAAGATTTCAAATAAAGGGCTGCAAATGCCTGAATCTCCGATAAGAAAACTCGTTCCTTTTGCTGAAGCTGCAACGAAAAAGGGGAAAAAAATATATCAGTTAAATATTGGTCAGCCCGACATTAAAACTCCGGAAGGAGCTTTAAATGCGGTTAAAAATCACGATATTTCTGTACTATCTTATAGCCACTCGGCTGGATTTGAAAGCTACAGGGAAAAACTGGCTAAATATTATCAAAACTCTTCAATTCCTGTTGAAAAGGACGATATCATTATTACCACTGGTGGTTCTGAAGCCTTGCTATTTGCAATGGGAAGCATTACCGACCCAGGAGATGAGGTAATCATCCCCGAACCTTTTTATGCTAACTATAATGGATTTGCAACGGCTTCTGGTGTAAACATCAAGCCTATTAAGGCAAGTATAGATAATGGATTTGCCTTACCTCCTATTTCAGAATTCGAAAAACTAATATCTGAAAAGACCAAAGCAATTCTTATATGTAATCCGGGGAACCCAACCGGATATCTATACACCAAGGAAGAAGTAAAACAATTAGCCGACCTTGCATTAAAGCATGATCTGTTTATTGTTGCTGATGAAGTATACAGAGAATTTGCATATGATGGCGCTACCCACCATTCTATAATGAGCCTTCCAGAAATAGCCGAAAATGCCATTATGGTAGATTCAGTTTCCAAGCGTTACAGCATGTGCGGTGCGAGAATTGGTTGCCTTGCATCAAAAAATAAAGAAGTAATGGCAACGGCTATGAAATTCGCTCAGGCAAGACTTAGTCCGCCAACTTTTGCACAGATCGCCAGCGAAGCAGCTCTTGACACTCCACAGGAATATTTCGATGAAGTAATAGAAGAATACTCTTACCGCAGAAATTTGCTAGTGGAAGGACTTGAAAAGATTGAAGGTGTTAAAGTTGCAAAACCAAAAGGAGCATTTTATTGCATCGCAGAACTACCGGTAGAAGATGCCGACGATTTTGCAAGATGGCTTCTTGAAAGTTTCGATGACAACAACGAAACTATCATGGTAGCTCCAGCAGCAGGTTTCTATTCTACACCAAACACCGGTAAAAATCAGGTTAGGATTGCATATGTCCTGAAAAAAGAAAATCTTGAAAGAGCTATCGTAATTCTTGAAAAAGCCCTGAAAGAATATAAGCTTCAGAATTAA
- a CDS encoding phosphatidylserine decarboxylase family protein gives MFHKEGYKIMTLTAIILIAINIVSYSLINLYWIKFGILVLSIILFLLIIQFFRNPKRITSHNDEHIIAPVDGKVVAIEEVFEKEYFKDKRLQISIFMSPINVHVTRHPVGGKVTYSKYHPGKFLVAWHPKSSEENERTTVVVKNEVAGEVLYRQIAGAMAKRIVNYAEVGAEVIQGSDSGFIKFGSRVDVFLPIGTKVNVELNEKVKGGISVIANATA, from the coding sequence ATGTTTCATAAAGAAGGATATAAAATAATGACCCTAACTGCAATCATCTTGATTGCAATAAATATTGTTTCATACAGTTTAATAAACCTGTACTGGATCAAATTCGGAATTTTAGTATTATCTATCATTCTGTTTTTGCTGATTATTCAGTTTTTTAGAAATCCGAAAAGGATCACCAGTCATAATGATGAACATATTATCGCTCCGGTAGATGGAAAAGTCGTGGCGATTGAAGAAGTTTTCGAAAAAGAATACTTTAAGGATAAGAGACTACAGATATCAATTTTCATGTCTCCTATTAATGTACATGTTACAAGACATCCTGTAGGAGGAAAGGTTACATACAGTAAATATCATCCTGGAAAATTTCTTGTTGCCTGGCATCCAAAATCCAGTGAAGAGAATGAAAGAACTACAGTTGTTGTTAAAAATGAAGTTGCTGGTGAAGTGCTTTACAGACAAATTGCCGGGGCAATGGCGAAAAGAATCGTAAATTACGCTGAAGTTGGAGCTGAAGTTATTCAGGGAAGTGACAGTGGCTTTATAAAATTTGGAAGCCGTGTAGATGTTTTTCTACCAATTGGTACGAAGGTGAACGTAGAATTAAATGAAAAAGTTAAAGGTGGAATTAGCGTAATAGCTAATGCTACGGCTTGA
- a CDS encoding DUF1573 domain-containing protein, producing MKKIIAIAIFVVAGMATAQAQKVAKMEFKSETIDYGEIKKGSDGLRVFQFTNTGDAPLVIEDVRSTCGCTVPKKPENPIMPGKTGEIEVKYDTKRLGPIRKTVTVYSNAEEPVKALKIKGTVLEDTDS from the coding sequence ATGAAAAAAATAATAGCCATTGCTATATTCGTTGTTGCCGGTATGGCAACTGCACAGGCACAGAAGGTCGCAAAGATGGAATTTAAGTCTGAAACGATCGATTATGGTGAGATAAAAAAAGGTAGTGACGGATTGAGAGTATTCCAGTTCACCAATACCGGAGACGCTCCACTTGTAATTGAGGATGTTAGATCCACATGCGGGTGCACCGTTCCTAAAAAGCCTGAGAATCCAATTATGCCTGGTAAAACAGGTGAGATCGAGGTTAAATATGACACCAAACGTCTTGGACCAATCAGAAAGACCGTGACTGTGTACTCCAATGCTGAAGAACCTGTAAAAGCTTTAAAAATTAAAGGCACAGTTTTAGAGGATACCGATAGTTAG
- a CDS encoding fasciclin domain-containing protein gives MKIKMFITMFALFAIVLTSCEDNKKKEQEENERIEQMEAEREAQMQAEKEKMEREANSIAAKAMETDTLSTLVSALESADMAEMFMVKEGPFTVFAPNNAAFDKVDDATLESLMKKENQDKLGELLKYHVVQGEITSEKLVGLINDNDGKYTFSTVVGADLTASLDGEKVILTDEAGNKVTVVQADVDASNGVVHIIDGVVMRKAS, from the coding sequence ATGAAAATTAAAATGTTTATTACAATGTTTGCGCTATTCGCAATCGTACTTACTTCTTGTGAAGACAATAAGAAAAAGGAACAGGAAGAAAACGAAAGAATTGAGCAAATGGAAGCCGAAAGAGAGGCTCAAATGCAGGCTGAAAAAGAGAAAATGGAGCGTGAAGCTAATAGTATAGCTGCTAAGGCAATGGAGACAGATACCTTGAGTACTTTGGTTTCTGCGCTTGAATCTGCAGATATGGCCGAAATGTTTATGGTAAAGGAAGGTCCGTTTACTGTATTTGCACCTAATAATGCTGCTTTTGATAAGGTAGATGATGCAACTCTTGAAAGTCTAATGAAAAAAGAAAATCAAGATAAGTTAGGTGAGTTATTGAAGTATCACGTTGTACAAGGTGAGATTACTTCTGAAAAATTAGTTGGACTTATCAATGATAATGATGGTAAATATACTTTCTCTACCGTAGTTGGAGCAGATCTAACTGCCAGTCTTGATGGTGAAAAAGTAATCCTTACAGATGAGGCAGGAAATAAGGTGACTGTTGTACAGGCCGATGTTGACGCTTCAAACGGAGTAGTTCATATTATTGATGGAGTAGTTATGAGAAAAGCCTCATAA
- the murB gene encoding UDP-N-acetylmuramate dehydrogenase has product MQIQQNFSLKQYNSFGIDAKAERFISVKNTEELRSILRKTYAAEIFVLGGGSNMLLTKDIRKTVIHIGLKGKQIISQNDDEVIIQAKAGENWHEFVLWALDNNYGGLENLSLIPGNVGTAPIQNIGAYGVELKDVFSSCKAMNVQTLEEKEFKLEDCEFGYRNSIFKNSLKGRYIITSVNFKLTKKDHSLHTEYGSINVELEKQKIEKPGIKDISDAVIRIRQSKLPDPKELGNSGSFFKNPVIGRDQFEKLKLEYPEMPSYQVSTELLKVPAGWLIDKAGLKAYREGDAGVHKNQALVLVNYGEATGKDILDLAHKVQATVHEKFGIPLEPEVNII; this is encoded by the coding sequence ATGCAGATCCAGCAAAATTTTTCTCTAAAACAGTACAATAGCTTTGGCATAGACGCTAAGGCAGAACGTTTTATTTCGGTTAAGAATACCGAAGAACTGAGAAGTATTTTGCGAAAGACCTATGCAGCAGAAATATTTGTGCTTGGTGGTGGAAGCAACATGCTATTAACCAAGGACATTCGCAAAACGGTTATCCATATTGGCCTTAAGGGTAAACAGATAATTTCTCAAAACGACGATGAGGTAATTATACAGGCCAAGGCTGGTGAAAACTGGCATGAATTTGTACTGTGGGCGCTGGATAATAATTACGGTGGTCTTGAGAACCTTTCGCTTATTCCAGGGAATGTTGGTACGGCACCCATTCAGAATATTGGCGCTTATGGGGTGGAACTTAAAGATGTTTTTAGCAGCTGCAAGGCGATGAATGTGCAAACTCTTGAAGAAAAAGAGTTTAAACTTGAAGATTGTGAATTTGGTTATCGAAATTCCATTTTCAAGAATTCCCTGAAGGGAAGATACATCATCACTTCAGTTAATTTCAAATTAACTAAAAAGGACCATTCACTTCATACGGAGTACGGCTCTATTAATGTGGAATTGGAAAAGCAAAAGATAGAGAAGCCCGGTATTAAAGATATTTCTGATGCGGTAATCAGAATAAGACAATCTAAACTGCCAGACCCGAAAGAATTAGGAAACAGCGGAAGTTTCTTTAAAAACCCTGTGATAGGGCGGGATCAGTTTGAAAAACTTAAACTTGAATACCCTGAAATGCCCTCATATCAAGTCTCTACAGAGCTGCTAAAAGTCCCTGCTGGATGGCTAATAGACAAGGCAGGTTTAAAAGCCTATCGCGAGGGAGACGCCGGAGTCCATAAGAATCAAGCATTGGTTCTGGTAAATTATGGAGAAGCAACAGGAAAAGATATTCTTGATCTGGCCCACAAAGTTCAGGCTACTGTTCATGAAAAATTTGGGATCCCTTTAGAACCTGAAGTGAATATCATCTAA
- a CDS encoding acyl-CoA-binding protein translates to MAEENNPKFLKAYEMASNTSKQFPPDVLLHFYALYKRATEKNGFFIPNGHQGDLRAAFKVNALIQVKDLSKPEAEKRYIELVEEHIGEVIE, encoded by the coding sequence ATGGCAGAAGAAAATAATCCAAAGTTTCTAAAAGCCTATGAAATGGCTAGCAATACATCTAAGCAATTTCCGCCAGATGTGTTATTGCATTTTTATGCCTTATATAAAAGAGCTACCGAAAAGAACGGCTTCTTTATCCCTAATGGACATCAGGGTGACCTACGAGCTGCATTTAAAGTAAATGCTCTTATTCAGGTTAAAGACCTCAGCAAACCGGAAGCAGAAAAAAGATATATAGAGCTTGTTGAAGAACATATTGGTGAAGTAATCGAATAA
- a CDS encoding aspartyl protease family protein produces the protein MLWSKWRIVFLLTFISIFNFSESFSQNVFDIENEKGEYRQKFELVNGLVIIPVEVNGRELSFLLDTGVDSTILFSFAEEDSIQLKNPSVIYLKGLGEGEPLRALKSTHNTIKMGDVIGRNQSIYILEGGVLNISNRLGVAINGIIGYEFFKDFVVKFNYDREVMDIYQNWRYDYKKCKRCVELPLSFYKNKPYISVEIELENSAPQMVNMLLDSGSGDAVWLLENPEKNINIPNESFNDFLGFGISGSVYGQRSRINKLSVGKFDLNQVTVSFPDSLYTQNTETDEYRDGSIGSQVLERFHSIFDYSRRKLILKPNRNFRKAFEYNMSGVVLEHSGYNIVKSENINSIPFELESDNGDALTLYQSKRQVEYVLEASYSVAEIRPGSPAEIAGLKVGDEILRLNRRPVYKYNLQKLAQIFSSKEGKRIKLEIMRGEIFMEIEFKLKRIL, from the coding sequence ATGTTGTGGTCTAAGTGGAGAATAGTGTTCCTTTTGACTTTTATCAGCATTTTTAATTTTTCCGAAAGTTTTTCTCAAAATGTATTTGATATCGAAAATGAAAAGGGTGAGTACAGGCAAAAATTTGAGCTGGTTAATGGTCTTGTAATCATTCCCGTTGAAGTGAATGGTAGGGAATTGTCATTTTTACTTGATACAGGCGTAGATTCTACAATTTTATTCAGTTTTGCTGAAGAAGATTCTATACAGCTAAAGAACCCAAGCGTGATCTACCTTAAAGGGCTTGGTGAAGGAGAGCCTCTTCGGGCTCTAAAGTCTACACATAACACAATAAAGATGGGAGATGTTATTGGTCGTAACCAGAGTATTTATATTCTGGAAGGGGGAGTGCTTAATATTTCGAACAGGTTAGGGGTCGCGATAAATGGAATTATTGGATATGAGTTCTTTAAGGATTTTGTAGTAAAATTTAATTATGACCGGGAGGTCATGGATATATACCAAAATTGGCGATATGATTATAAAAAATGTAAAAGGTGTGTTGAGCTTCCTTTAAGTTTTTATAAGAATAAACCTTATATAAGTGTAGAAATAGAGCTTGAAAATTCAGCCCCTCAAATGGTAAATATGCTCCTGGACAGCGGTTCGGGAGATGCGGTTTGGCTATTGGAAAATCCTGAGAAAAATATAAATATTCCAAATGAATCTTTTAATGATTTTCTTGGGTTTGGAATTAGCGGTAGTGTTTATGGACAACGTAGCCGAATAAATAAATTATCTGTTGGGAAATTTGATTTAAACCAAGTCACGGTTAGTTTTCCTGACAGTCTGTACACTCAGAATACTGAAACTGATGAATACAGGGATGGGAGTATCGGTTCCCAGGTCTTAGAAAGATTTCATTCAATTTTTGATTATAGTCGAAGGAAGTTGATCTTAAAACCGAATAGGAATTTTAGGAAAGCTTTTGAATATAATATGAGTGGAGTGGTCCTGGAGCATAGTGGTTATAATATTGTAAAATCGGAAAATATCAATAGCATCCCATTCGAACTTGAATCTGATAACGGAGATGCGTTAACCCTATATCAAAGTAAAAGGCAGGTAGAATATGTGTTGGAGGCAAGTTATTCTGTAGCAGAAATCAGACCTGGTTCTCCTGCCGAGATCGCAGGATTAAAGGTAGGAGATGAAATTTTAAGATTAAATCGCAGGCCGGTTTATAAATATAATCTGCAAAAGCTCGCTCAAATATTTTCCTCTAAGGAAGGTAAAAGGATAAAACTGGAAATAATGAGGGGCGAGATATTTATGGAAATCGAGTTTAAGCTAAAAAGGATCCTATAA
- a CDS encoding membrane or secreted protein has protein sequence MKVLIISIILLGLAFAGIAIKIWGKKDGKFAGTCASQNPYLNKSGEPCSFCGKLPDEIENCSETSKA, from the coding sequence ATGAAAGTATTAATAATTAGTATTATTTTGCTGGGGCTTGCATTTGCAGGTATAGCGATCAAAATATGGGGCAAGAAAGATGGTAAGTTCGCCGGAACATGTGCGAGTCAAAATCCATATTTAAACAAATCTGGAGAGCCTTGTAGCTTTTGCGGTAAATTACCCGACGAAATAGAGAATTGTTCCGAAACTTCTAAGGCCTAA
- a CDS encoding valine--tRNA ligase — translation MAIASQYNAKKVEDKWYDYWMKNNYFHSEVDEREPYTIVIPPPNVTGVLHMGHMLNNTIQDVLVRRARLKGYNACWVPGTDHASIATEAKVVAKLKAEGIDKSELSREEFLQHAWDWTHKHGGIILQQLKKLGASCDWERTKFTMDDKMSESVIKVFVDLYEKGLIYRGYRMVNWDPEAKTTLSDEEVNHEERNGKLYYLKYKIEGSDDFLTIATTRPETILGDTAICINPNDERFHHLKGKKAIVPICNRSIPIIEDEYVDMEFGTGCLKVTPAHDENDKNLGDKHGLEVIDIFNDDATLNHHGLHYEGKDRFVVREEIVKELEEVESLSKIEDHLNKVGTSERTGAVIEPKLSDQWFLKMKEMAKPALEAVIGDDINLVPDKFLNTYRHWMENVRDWNISRQLWWGHQIPAYYYGKEKDEFVVAENAEEALEKARKASGNSDLQAGDLVQDKDALDTWFSSWLWPMSVFNGILEPENKEIQYYYPTNDLVTAPEILFFWVARMIMAGYEYRGERPFKNVYLTGIVRDKQRRKMSKSLGNSPDPLGLIDQYGADGVRVGMLLSSPAGNDLMFDEDLCKQGSGFSNKIWNAFRLVKGWEISDEIAQPETAKMAIEWYESKFQKSIREIEDHYSKYRISDALMSTYKLIWDDYCSWFLEMVKPSYGEPIDRKTFDAVIGILEDNLKILHPFMPFVTEEIWQEITERTPEEALIVSKWPEEKDFNEKLIKDFSHAAEVIAGVRKIRKDKNISFKNEIDLSVMNNENTSANLDPIVCKMGNIAQLNYVDAAVDGALSFRVKSNEYYIPIAGAIDVEAEKLKIEEELAYTEGFLKSVDKKLSNERFVNNAPEKVVAIEKAKKADAEAKIEALKSRLSNLG, via the coding sequence ATGGCAATTGCTTCACAATATAATGCAAAAAAAGTAGAGGATAAGTGGTACGACTACTGGATGAAGAATAATTATTTTCATTCGGAAGTAGATGAGAGAGAGCCTTATACAATTGTAATACCTCCGCCTAATGTAACAGGTGTGTTGCATATGGGGCATATGCTTAATAATACAATACAGGATGTTCTCGTGAGAAGAGCGCGCCTTAAAGGTTATAATGCTTGTTGGGTACCCGGGACAGATCATGCTTCCATTGCAACTGAGGCAAAGGTGGTGGCCAAGCTTAAAGCTGAGGGTATTGATAAAAGCGAGTTAAGTCGTGAGGAATTTCTACAACACGCCTGGGATTGGACACATAAGCATGGTGGTATTATCCTGCAACAGCTAAAGAAGCTAGGAGCTTCCTGTGATTGGGAACGTACCAAGTTTACCATGGACGATAAAATGTCTGAGTCAGTAATAAAGGTGTTTGTAGATCTTTATGAAAAAGGGCTTATTTATAGGGGTTACAGAATGGTTAACTGGGATCCTGAAGCGAAAACTACTTTATCTGATGAGGAGGTAAACCACGAAGAAAGAAACGGAAAATTATATTATCTAAAATATAAAATTGAAGGTAGCGACGATTTTCTAACCATCGCTACAACCAGACCCGAAACTATTTTGGGTGATACGGCCATCTGCATAAACCCAAATGACGAGAGATTTCATCATTTAAAAGGGAAAAAGGCTATTGTGCCTATTTGTAACAGAAGTATCCCAATCATTGAGGATGAGTATGTGGATATGGAATTTGGGACCGGTTGTTTAAAGGTAACTCCTGCTCATGACGAGAACGATAAGAATCTTGGAGATAAGCATGGTCTTGAAGTTATAGATATTTTTAATGATGATGCGACATTAAATCATCATGGTTTGCATTATGAAGGTAAAGATCGATTCGTAGTTCGTGAAGAAATAGTAAAGGAGCTTGAAGAAGTAGAAAGCCTTTCTAAAATTGAAGATCACCTGAATAAGGTGGGAACCAGTGAACGTACAGGAGCTGTGATAGAACCTAAACTGAGCGATCAATGGTTTCTAAAGATGAAAGAAATGGCTAAACCTGCATTGGAGGCTGTTATAGGTGATGATATTAATCTTGTTCCGGATAAATTCCTGAATACTTACCGTCATTGGATGGAAAATGTTCGTGACTGGAATATATCCCGTCAATTATGGTGGGGACACCAGATCCCGGCTTATTATTACGGGAAGGAAAAAGATGAATTCGTAGTTGCCGAAAATGCTGAAGAAGCACTTGAGAAAGCACGTAAAGCTTCCGGAAATTCAGATCTTCAGGCTGGAGATCTTGTACAGGATAAAGATGCTTTGGATACCTGGTTCTCATCCTGGTTGTGGCCAATGAGTGTCTTCAACGGAATCTTAGAGCCTGAAAATAAAGAGATACAATATTATTATCCTACTAATGACCTGGTTACTGCTCCCGAAATTCTATTCTTCTGGGTGGCTAGAATGATCATGGCGGGTTATGAATATCGTGGAGAGAGACCATTTAAGAATGTATATCTAACAGGGATCGTAAGGGATAAGCAGCGACGAAAAATGTCTAAATCCCTTGGAAACTCACCAGATCCTCTTGGTCTTATAGATCAGTATGGTGCTGATGGAGTTAGGGTAGGAATGCTTTTGAGTTCTCCTGCAGGAAATGACCTTATGTTTGATGAGGACCTTTGCAAACAGGGAAGCGGCTTTTCAAATAAAATATGGAATGCTTTCCGTCTTGTGAAAGGATGGGAAATTTCTGATGAAATCGCTCAACCGGAAACTGCAAAAATGGCGATCGAATGGTATGAGTCTAAATTCCAGAAGAGCATTAGAGAGATAGAAGATCATTATTCAAAATACAGAATTAGTGATGCACTAATGTCTACGTATAAATTGATTTGGGATGATTACTGCAGTTGGTTCCTGGAAATGGTTAAACCTTCCTATGGAGAGCCAATAGATCGTAAAACTTTTGATGCGGTGATCGGGATACTTGAGGATAATCTTAAGATTTTACATCCTTTCATGCCATTTGTTACTGAAGAGATCTGGCAGGAAATTACCGAAAGGACTCCGGAAGAAGCTCTTATTGTTTCTAAATGGCCTGAGGAAAAAGATTTTAATGAAAAGCTCATTAAAGACTTTTCTCATGCTGCCGAAGTGATTGCTGGCGTTAGAAAAATTAGAAAGGACAAGAATATTTCATTTAAGAATGAAATAGATCTTAGTGTGATGAATAATGAGAATACTTCGGCCAACCTGGATCCAATCGTTTGCAAGATGGGTAATATTGCTCAGCTTAATTATGTGGATGCGGCTGTAGATGGAGCACTGTCCTTTAGAGTTAAATCTAATGAATATTATATTCCTATTGCGGGAGCCATTGATGTTGAGGCTGAAAAGCTGAAAATAGAAGAGGAACTTGCATATACCGAAGGATTTTTGAAGTCTGTAGATAAGAAGCTTTCTAACGAAAGATTTGTGAATAACGCACCAGAGAAGGTTGTGGCAATTGAAAAGGCTAAGAAAGCTGATGCTGAAGCTAAAATAGAGGCCTTGAAAAGTCGTTTGAGCAACTTGGGTTAA